Proteins co-encoded in one Desulforegula conservatrix Mb1Pa genomic window:
- a CDS encoding sigma-54-dependent Fis family transcriptional regulator yields METSNIESFDCFNAVSDYFFAIKENGEIIHLNSSAENLLGIGESGKRAINIKDIFCFSKNTPDVLQLLRNGSYMIRSPLASESGPVVAETVFTPAMYMGERIYTAVSRRIDSCGSERIFENESVFLSDVFQVSDVLFLITDKKGAVINANTACENLSGYSLAELIGKSIFDILIPSSEVDIVRARYNSLSEKCKSNISVNSWVTKFGEAKLISWANTIYQRDSGHEYIVSTGVDITEQKRIEDSLKESEERLSLALEASNHGLWDVNLKKQEVYFSPSYYKMLGYDPDSFKFTVDTWRSQVNSYDLPLVDQFFSGKLLKLKEPFEVEFRVRTKEGAWKWFLAWGRVVETDRNSSPVRLTGIFTDYSQRKKVEESFRLNEARLRAENVRLRGSIKERFRFGDIIGKSPLMQKVYEVIMQAASSSAPVIIYGESGTGKELVARAVHDMSERSRSPFVVVNCGAIPENLIESEFFGYKKGAFSGAVRDNSGFIEQADQGSLFLDEIGEIGLGMQVKLLRAIEGGGFTPIGSNEVRHSNFRIIAATNRDLSALIKQGKMRRDFFYRIHVVPVNLPALRERVEDIPLLVQHFCEIFRNDEIESIPDHLISAMKKYVWPGNVRELQNAVHRYITLKTFDIPGFGVKDEMEADNIDFMTFFSGTSFKEAAKKFEKIFIKGILDMHSGNRTHASKYLDMERRTLLRKLKELEIE; encoded by the coding sequence ATGGAAACCTCAAATATAGAATCGTTTGACTGTTTTAATGCAGTATCCGACTATTTTTTTGCAATAAAAGAAAACGGAGAGATAATCCATTTAAACAGTTCGGCAGAAAACTTGCTTGGCATCGGTGAGTCAGGCAAGCGCGCAATAAACATCAAGGATATTTTTTGTTTTTCAAAAAATACTCCAGATGTTCTTCAATTGCTGAGAAATGGTTCTTACATGATAAGATCCCCTTTGGCCTCAGAAAGCGGACCAGTTGTGGCAGAGACTGTTTTTACCCCTGCTATGTATATGGGGGAGAGAATATATACCGCCGTTTCAAGAAGAATCGATTCTTGCGGATCAGAGCGTATTTTTGAAAATGAGTCAGTTTTCCTTTCAGATGTTTTTCAGGTGTCTGACGTACTTTTTTTGATAACAGATAAAAAGGGGGCTGTGATAAATGCTAACACTGCTTGCGAGAACCTTTCAGGATACAGCCTTGCAGAGTTAATTGGAAAGAGTATTTTTGACATTCTTATTCCTTCATCAGAAGTGGATATTGTGAGGGCCCGTTACAACTCCCTGTCTGAAAAATGCAAATCAAATATATCCGTAAACTCATGGGTGACAAAATTTGGTGAGGCAAAGCTCATATCCTGGGCCAATACAATTTACCAAAGAGACAGCGGACATGAATATATTGTCTCAACAGGTGTGGATATTACTGAACAGAAGAGGATTGAAGACTCCCTTAAAGAGAGTGAGGAAAGGCTTTCTCTGGCGCTTGAGGCCAGTAACCACGGTCTGTGGGACGTCAATCTGAAGAAACAGGAAGTTTACTTCAGCCCGAGTTACTACAAAATGCTTGGTTATGATCCTGATTCTTTTAAGTTTACCGTGGATACATGGAGATCCCAGGTAAATTCTTATGATCTTCCGCTTGTAGATCAATTCTTCAGTGGCAAGCTTCTCAAACTGAAGGAGCCTTTTGAAGTCGAATTTAGGGTGAGAACCAAAGAAGGGGCATGGAAATGGTTTCTTGCCTGGGGAAGAGTTGTGGAGACTGACAGAAATTCCTCTCCTGTGAGGCTGACCGGTATTTTTACTGATTATTCCCAGAGGAAAAAGGTGGAGGAGTCGTTTCGCCTGAATGAGGCGAGGCTGAGGGCCGAAAATGTCAGGTTAAGGGGCAGTATAAAAGAGAGATTCAGGTTCGGTGATATTATCGGCAAGAGTCCTTTGATGCAGAAAGTTTATGAAGTAATTATGCAGGCCGCCAGTTCAAGCGCCCCGGTTATTATATATGGTGAGTCAGGTACAGGTAAGGAGCTTGTTGCAAGGGCTGTCCATGACATGAGCGAAAGGAGCAGATCTCCTTTTGTGGTTGTCAATTGCGGAGCCATTCCTGAAAACTTGATCGAAAGCGAGTTTTTCGGATATAAAAAAGGAGCATTTTCGGGAGCTGTCAGGGATAATTCCGGTTTTATTGAGCAGGCAGATCAAGGGTCTCTTTTCCTTGATGAAATAGGTGAGATTGGTCTTGGTATGCAGGTGAAGCTTCTCAGGGCCATTGAGGGCGGAGGTTTTACGCCGATAGGTTCTAATGAGGTCAGGCACAGCAATTTCAGAATAATTGCAGCAACAAACCGTGACCTTTCAGCTCTTATCAAACAAGGCAAAATGAGGCGTGATTTTTTTTACAGAATCCATGTAGTTCCTGTAAACCTGCCTGCTTTAAGGGAGAGAGTTGAAGATATACCGCTTCTTGTCCAGCACTTCTGCGAGATTTTCAGAAATGACGAAATCGAATCAATCCCAGATCACTTGATCTCAGCCATGAAAAAATATGTCTGGCCCGGTAATGTTAGAGAACTCCAGAATGCCGTTCATCGTTATATCACCTTGAAAACATTTGATATTCCAGG